A window of the Bacillota bacterium genome harbors these coding sequences:
- a CDS encoding pyruvate, phosphate dikinase — MKKYVFLFSEGNATMRDLLGGKGANLAEMTSIGLPVPRGFTITTEACTRYYKDGKVIAKEIEDEIYAALRKIEEIIGKKFGDAENPLLVSVRSGARVSMPGMMDTILNLGLNDTVVEGLARLTENPRFAYDSYRRFIQMFSDVVMEIEKDKFEKILSDVKKENNAQHDTDLTADNLKEVIRRYKELFKEEKGYEFPQDPKVQLMEAVKAVFRSWDNPRAIVYRRLNDIPGDWGTAVNVQEMVFGNMGNDSGTGVAFTRNPSTGEKKLYGEFLMNAQGEDVVAGIRTPEPIDLLKEVNPEVYKQFLEIADILEKHYKDMQDMEFTIERGKLFMLQTRNGKRTAAAALKIAVDLVNEGMITKEEALMKVEPRQLDTLLHPNFEPGALKKAIPIAKGLPASPGAGSGKIYFSAEDAVNAYNNGEKNVLLVRLETSPEDIEGMNVAKGILTGRGGMTSHAAVVARGMGKCCVAGCSEIKINGEEKYFIDRNGNKYVEGDWISLDGSTGNVYAGMLPTVEPELTGDFATLMSWADDTRRLKVRTNADTPKDAAQALKFGAQGIGLCRTEHMFFESDRISIFRQMIVAENEEQRRKALNKLLPMQREDFEEIFRIMKGYPVTIRLLDPPLHEFLPEKEEDIVLLARDMDISYDELRTIIKKQHEINPMMGLRGCRLAVVYPEIAEMQTKAIIEAAINVIKEGINVIPEIMVPLVCEAKEFNFVKDIIVKTANEIIKNSGVDLKYMVGTMMEIPRAVLTADEIAGEAEFFSFGTNDLTQMTYGLSRDDAGKILEEYYQKKIFEFDPTARLDRIGVGKLIKMGVELGRSTRCGIKLGVCGEHGGDPSSIEFFDMLGLDYVSCSPYRVPIARLAAAQAVIKNR; from the coding sequence ATGAAGAAATATGTATTTTTATTTAGTGAAGGAAATGCAACTATGAGAGATCTGCTTGGAGGAAAAGGCGCCAATCTTGCTGAAATGACCAGTATAGGGCTGCCGGTACCAAGGGGATTTACTATAACCACAGAGGCCTGTACCAGGTATTATAAGGATGGGAAGGTTATTGCAAAGGAAATAGAAGATGAAATATATGCAGCGTTACGAAAAATAGAGGAAATTATAGGGAAAAAGTTTGGGGATGCTGAAAACCCCTTGCTTGTTTCAGTACGTTCAGGGGCAAGAGTTTCAATGCCGGGCATGATGGATACAATATTGAACCTTGGGCTTAATGACACAGTTGTTGAAGGACTGGCAAGGCTTACCGAAAATCCGAGGTTCGCATATGACAGTTATAGAAGATTTATTCAGATGTTTAGTGATGTGGTCATGGAAATAGAGAAAGACAAATTTGAAAAAATACTCAGTGACGTAAAAAAAGAAAATAATGCCCAACATGATACTGATTTGACTGCAGATAACTTAAAAGAGGTTATTAGAAGATACAAGGAACTTTTTAAAGAAGAAAAAGGCTATGAATTTCCACAAGACCCGAAAGTTCAGTTGATGGAGGCAGTAAAGGCCGTTTTCCGTTCGTGGGACAACCCCCGGGCAATAGTCTACAGGAGACTTAATGATATTCCCGGGGACTGGGGTACGGCAGTTAATGTGCAGGAAATGGTTTTCGGAAATATGGGTAATGATTCCGGGACAGGCGTGGCATTCACCAGGAACCCGTCTACAGGAGAAAAGAAGCTCTATGGTGAGTTCCTTATGAATGCACAAGGAGAGGATGTAGTTGCCGGTATCAGGACACCTGAACCTATTGACCTTTTAAAGGAAGTTAATCCGGAAGTTTATAAACAGTTCCTTGAGATTGCCGATATTTTGGAAAAGCACTATAAAGATATGCAGGACATGGAATTTACCATTGAAAGAGGCAAGCTGTTCATGCTCCAGACCAGAAATGGAAAAAGAACTGCTGCTGCGGCATTGAAGATTGCGGTTGACTTGGTGAATGAAGGTATGATAACAAAAGAAGAAGCACTAATGAAGGTTGAGCCAAGACAACTGGATACTCTTCTGCATCCTAATTTTGAACCTGGAGCACTGAAAAAAGCAATACCTATTGCCAAAGGATTGCCGGCTTCTCCCGGGGCAGGTTCAGGGAAAATATATTTTTCTGCGGAAGACGCAGTAAATGCTTATAATAACGGAGAAAAGAATGTTTTGCTTGTACGTCTTGAAACGTCACCCGAAGATATTGAGGGAATGAATGTAGCAAAAGGGATTCTTACAGGACGGGGTGGCATGACATCCCATGCTGCAGTTGTTGCCAGGGGTATGGGAAAGTGTTGTGTGGCCGGTTGCAGTGAAATAAAAATTAATGGCGAAGAAAAATATTTTATAGATAGAAATGGGAACAAGTATGTAGAGGGAGATTGGATATCCCTCGATGGGTCCACCGGTAATGTCTATGCAGGCATGTTACCTACTGTAGAGCCTGAATTAACAGGAGATTTTGCAACACTTATGAGTTGGGCCGATGATACCAGGAGACTGAAGGTTAGGACTAATGCGGATACACCTAAGGATGCCGCCCAGGCACTTAAATTCGGCGCACAGGGGATTGGCCTTTGCCGTACTGAACATATGTTCTTTGAATCTGACAGAATTTCTATATTTAGGCAAATGATTGTGGCCGAAAATGAAGAGCAAAGGAGAAAGGCCTTAAACAAGCTGCTGCCAATGCAGAGAGAAGACTTTGAAGAGATATTCAGGATAATGAAAGGATACCCGGTAACCATAAGGCTTCTTGACCCTCCTCTTCATGAATTCTTGCCCGAAAAAGAAGAAGATATAGTTTTGTTGGCACGTGATATGGATATAAGCTATGATGAACTCAGAACAATAATTAAAAAACAGCATGAGATTAACCCAATGATGGGGCTTAGGGGTTGCCGTTTGGCAGTGGTTTACCCGGAAATTGCTGAAATGCAGACAAAGGCAATTATTGAAGCTGCAATCAATGTCATAAAAGAGGGTATTAATGTAATACCCGAAATAATGGTGCCTTTGGTATGTGAGGCAAAAGAATTTAATTTTGTTAAGGACATTATTGTTAAAACTGCTAATGAGATAATAAAGAACTCAGGAGTTGATTTGAAATACATGGTAGGAACAATGATGGAAATACCAAGAGCCGTATTGACTGCTGACGAAATTGCCGGTGAAGCGGAATTCTTCTCTTTTGGTACAAATGACCTTACCCAGATGACTTATGGATTAAGCCGCGATGATGCCGGTAAAATTCTTGAAGAATATTACCAGAAAAAGATTTTTGAGTTTGATCCTACAGCTAGACTAGATAGAATAGGGGTTGGAAAGCTGATAAAAATGGGGGTTGAACTAGGAAGAAGTACAAGATGTGGTATAAAATTGGGCGTATGCGGAGAACATGGGGGAGACCCGTCTTCTATAGAGTTCTTTGATATGCTGGGATTGGATTATGTATCATGTTCACCGTATAGAGTACCTATTGCAAGGCTTGCCGCTGCACAAGCTGTGATAAAGAATAGATGA